The Acropora muricata isolate sample 2 chromosome 5, ASM3666990v1, whole genome shotgun sequence genome includes a window with the following:
- the LOC136918233 gene encoding uncharacterized protein, translating to MFAVYVVCAFVFLYNYSTMPESVTVLKKENNALKAQLSSMSDEIAKLKELIQRHSDSGTVLPREEGAHCVEFLSKQYDDLHLFRDIAKDELQRLSTKLEALKAKVDTIGNAIDEIQEYSFQYNVKIVGVPERLQDDSTASISKLCLNIFKETGADVSMYDIDTAHRVPSRNNNGKPKPIVCKFVRRLAKESVMNHRKDACKLNPTSVGLPEDASLSAVRIFDHLSPRMQTVLFEAKKFKEQHHYQYCWSKGSFVYLRKDPTSRAIKIKALGDLLNLGSGDQS from the coding sequence atgtttgcTGTTTATGTTGTGTGTGCTTTCGTTTTCTTGTACAACTATTCTACAATGCCTGAGTCAGTTACAGTTTTGAAGAAGGAGAATAACGCACTTAAAGCGCAATTATCGTCAATGTCGGACGAGATAGCTAAACTGAAGGAGTTGATACAACGACATAGCGACAGCGGTACAGTTCTGCCAAGAGAAGAAGGTGCTCACTGTGTAGAATTCTTGAGCAAGCAATATGACGACCTCCATCTCTTTAGAGACATAGCTAAAGACGAACTTCAACGACTAAGCACCAAACTCGAAGCGTTGAAAGCCAAGGTTGATACTATTGGGAATGCTATTGACGAAATTCAAGAGTACAGTTTCCAGTATAATGTAAAAATTGTGGGCGTGCCTGAGAGGCTGCAAGACGACTCTACAGCCTCGATAAGCAAGCTTTGCctaaatatttttaaagaaacgGGAGCTGATGTATCGATGTATGACATTGACACTGCCCACCGTGTTCCCAGCAGGAATAACAACGGTAAGCCAAAGCCGATTGTTTGCAAATTTGTTAGGCGCTTAGCTAAAGAAAGCGTCATGAATCATCGTAAAGATGCATGCAAATTGAACCCGACCTCCGTCGGACTACCTGAGGATGCTTCGTTAAGCGCGGTTAGAATCTTCGATCATTTGTCACCTCGAATGCAAACAGTCCTGTTTGAGGCGAAGAAGTTCAAGGAACAGCACCATTACCAGTACTGTTGGTCAAAGGGCTCCTTTGTTTACTTACGGAAAGATCCTACGTCTCGAGCTATCAAGATCAAGGCTCTTGGCGATTTGCTCAACCTGGGAAGTGGAGACCAAAGCTAA